In the Staphylococcus sp. IVB6240 genome, one interval contains:
- a CDS encoding LrgB family protein: MTSLQTITMIALTIVMYMVAKKLYNKFKTPILNPALVASLGVIAILLLFHIDYHTYMVGGKWINHLLSCTVVCLAYPLYVNRHKIVKNLKTILMSVVTAVILNFSLIFFSLKLLGYHREEIVTLLPRSITAAVGIQVSHQLGGEDTITIMFIIATGLLGSMLGAFLIRMTHFKSAIARGMTFGNASHAFGTARALEMDLESGAFSSIGMILSAVLSSVMLPVLLMLFY; the protein is encoded by the coding sequence ATGACATCATTACAGACAATAACAATGATTGCGCTCACAATTGTTATGTATATGGTGGCGAAAAAGCTTTATAACAAGTTCAAAACACCAATCCTGAACCCCGCATTGGTGGCATCACTCGGTGTGATAGCGATACTTCTTCTATTCCATATTGACTATCATACCTACATGGTTGGAGGTAAGTGGATTAACCACTTACTGAGTTGTACTGTGGTGTGCTTAGCATACCCCTTGTATGTAAACAGACATAAGATCGTAAAAAACCTTAAAACAATCCTGATGAGCGTGGTAACTGCTGTAATATTGAACTTTTCCCTGATTTTTTTCTCACTCAAATTACTCGGTTATCATCGTGAAGAAATCGTGACACTACTACCCCGTTCGATTACCGCTGCAGTCGGTATTCAAGTGTCACATCAACTAGGCGGTGAAGATACTATCACCATTATGTTTATCATCGCAACAGGATTACTTGGAAGTATGTTAGGTGCTTTTCTAATCCGTATGACGCATTTTAAATCTGCCATTGCGCGTGGTATGACTTTTGGAAATGCTTCTCATGCCTTTGGGACTGCCCGAGCCCTAGAGATGGATTTAGAATCTGGCGCATTCAGCTCTATCGGTATGATACTCTCTGCCGTATTGAGTTCAGTCATGCTCCCCGTATTATTAATGTTGTTTTATTAA
- a CDS encoding CidA/LrgA family protein — translation MTALKYLNVIWQISLIYGITRLGNWIQSFFHIPLAGSIVGLILFYTLLQLKIVRITWVKDGANFLLATMVFFFVPSVIGVMDVITEIDLNFIIFFSLVVIGTLLVALTSGIVAEKMTMGKVFDKGPHRHV, via the coding sequence ATGACTGCATTGAAATATCTGAATGTGATATGGCAAATTTCCCTGATTTACGGTATCACACGTTTAGGTAACTGGATTCAATCATTTTTCCACATTCCTCTTGCAGGAAGTATTGTAGGACTTATCTTGTTCTATACTTTGCTGCAACTCAAAATTGTACGCATCACGTGGGTTAAAGATGGTGCAAACTTCCTACTTGCGACAATGGTGTTTTTCTTCGTTCCATCTGTGATAGGTGTGATGGACGTTATCACTGAGATTGATTTGAACTTTATTATCTTTTTCTCATTAGTTGTCATCGGTACATTGCTCGTCGCATTAACTTCAGGAATAGTGGCTGAAAAAATGACGATGGGTAAAGTTTTCGATAAAGGACCCCATCGACACGTATGA
- a CDS encoding LysR family transcriptional regulator, giving the protein MDIKQMTYFVEVVKQGGMTRAAETLYIAQPTISKAIKELEAELGEPLFDRTKRQLSLTDVGHVFFDKASEILLLYENLPNAIQSVLGIKTGHISIALSAIMDMPRFTEVLGLFHQKYPNVTFSLVENGGKTIEAKVFNGDISLGVTSLPVDSTRFDAFPLYAEQFEVVVHRSHHLAQRESVTLSDLRNEDFILFNEDFYLNDRIIAATRKSGFVPNIVSRISQWHFIEHLLTAKMGISILPETICRIIRQNEDVRVIQLQDETLHWEMGVIWKKDTPLNHAAKMFLDYLNIHLPLIEAAHKDDV; this is encoded by the coding sequence ATGGACATTAAACAAATGACTTACTTTGTAGAAGTTGTGAAACAAGGTGGCATGACACGTGCAGCAGAAACACTGTATATCGCACAACCAACGATAAGTAAGGCAATTAAAGAATTAGAGGCTGAATTAGGAGAGCCGTTGTTTGATCGAACGAAACGCCAATTGAGTTTGACGGATGTTGGGCATGTATTTTTCGACAAAGCATCTGAAATTTTATTGCTGTATGAAAATTTACCGAATGCTATTCAGAGTGTGTTAGGTATTAAGACGGGACATATTTCAATTGCGCTGTCTGCTATTATGGATATGCCGCGTTTTACAGAAGTTTTGGGGTTATTTCATCAAAAATACCCAAATGTTACATTCAGTCTTGTAGAAAATGGTGGGAAGACCATCGAAGCGAAAGTTTTCAATGGTGATATTAGCCTTGGCGTTACATCATTACCTGTCGATAGTACACGATTTGATGCATTCCCATTATACGCAGAACAATTCGAAGTGGTGGTACATCGATCACATCACTTAGCACAACGAGAATCCGTCACTTTGTCTGATTTGCGAAATGAAGATTTTATTCTTTTCAATGAAGATTTTTACTTGAATGACCGTATTATTGCAGCGACACGTAAATCGGGATTTGTACCGAACATCGTATCCCGTATTTCACAATGGCATTTTATAGAACATTTATTAACTGCAAAAATGGGCATTAGTATCTTACCAGAGACGATTTGTCGTATTATTCGTCAAAATGAAGATGTACGTGTGATTCAGTTGCAAGATGAGACATTGCATTGGGAGATGGGTGTCATTTGGAAGAAAGATACGCCACTTAACCATGCAGCTAAAATGTTTTTAGATTACTTGAATATTCACCTCCCTTTAATCGAAGCAGCACATAAAGATGATGTATAG
- a CDS encoding DUF488 family protein encodes MTIKIERIYDKQPSSGLRILVDRVWPRGVAKKDAQLDHWLKEVGPTKKLRQWFDHDPEKFESFKEKYIAELQNNASQHESYQQLADIAADTDKKIILLYAAKDTTYNHAIILRDCLEKGTIKTQ; translated from the coding sequence ATGACAATCAAAATAGAACGTATTTACGATAAACAACCCAGTTCTGGTTTACGCATTTTAGTCGATCGTGTATGGCCACGTGGTGTTGCAAAAAAAGATGCACAACTTGATCATTGGCTCAAAGAAGTAGGTCCTACAAAAAAATTAAGACAATGGTTTGATCATGATCCAGAAAAGTTTGAGTCTTTTAAAGAAAAATACATCGCAGAACTTCAAAATAACGCATCACAACATGAGTCATACCAGCAACTTGCCGATATCGCTGCAGATACTGATAAAAAAATCATTTTGCTTTATGCAGCAAAAGATACGACCTACAACCACGCAATCATATTACGTGACTGTTTGGAAAAAGGCACGATAAAAACGCAGTAG
- a CDS encoding universal stress protein, giving the protein MYNNILVPYDFGNSFNNVPEQLVNLTQGNENSNIVIFNVISETELANYVRYQGKHFEEVVKEKEEELKPFLEKLDELNLSYSVKFTTGAATKEIVVEVEKGDYDLVVMSNKRSEVDIKHVLGHVTHKIAKRVNIPVLIVK; this is encoded by the coding sequence ATGTATAACAACATCCTTGTACCCTATGACTTTGGAAATAGCTTTAACAATGTACCGGAACAACTTGTGAACTTGACACAAGGGAATGAAAATAGTAACATTGTCATCTTCAATGTTATTTCTGAAACAGAACTTGCAAATTATGTACGTTATCAAGGCAAGCATTTTGAAGAAGTTGTTAAAGAAAAAGAAGAAGAACTTAAGCCTTTCTTAGAGAAGCTCGATGAATTGAACTTATCATACTCAGTTAAGTTCACAACAGGTGCCGCGACAAAAGAAATTGTCGTTGAAGTTGAAAAAGGTGACTATGACCTTGTTGTAATGAGTAACAAACGTTCAGAAGTAGATATTAAACACGTACTTGGACATGTGACACATAAGATTGCAAAACGTGTGAATATTCCAGTACTCATTGTAAAATAG
- a CDS encoding aminoacyltransferase, which produces MHFTELNEHEYHQFITQHFSQFTQSIEHYRYRKEHSKTVYLLGVKDNQGNVIAAGLFTAAPLFRFFNYVYSHRGPVMDYHNTALVAYFFKSLTKYLRRRRCIFALIDPYIIENKRDHKGDVLESYDNSHWTSQLEALGYQHQGFTTGYSNLSQARWLSVLPLEHKTVPDLLKAIDRNTARNIKKSREMGVQIRDFTRDELDDFHSLYQMAEEKHGFSTFSKADIGRFLDTYASTSMMKLAYLDLDQHLAGLQAELEQAEQQRIQFQKDMDETPNSKKRRVRLENQETICKSIKKRQAIAEALQDKHGNILHLAASIFVENAHELVYMYSGSNPEFNRYMGSYSLQWEMIQYAKQQGLSRYNFYGVTGDFTEDSADYGVLNFKKGFGGYIEELVGDFIKPVHPLLYRLYKLRSR; this is translated from the coding sequence TTGCATTTTACTGAACTAAATGAACACGAATATCATCAATTTATTACACAACATTTTAGTCAATTCACACAGTCTATTGAACATTATCGTTATCGTAAAGAACATAGTAAAACTGTCTATTTACTTGGTGTAAAAGATAATCAAGGAAATGTTATTGCTGCAGGTCTTTTTACAGCTGCACCCCTTTTCCGTTTTTTCAACTATGTATACAGTCATCGTGGTCCTGTTATGGACTATCATAATACAGCTTTGGTTGCTTATTTCTTCAAATCATTAACGAAATATCTTCGCCGTCGTCGCTGTATTTTTGCATTGATTGATCCATATATTATCGAAAATAAACGCGATCACAAAGGCGATGTGCTAGAAAGCTATGATAACAGTCATTGGACATCCCAACTCGAAGCACTGGGCTATCAACATCAAGGCTTTACAACTGGCTATAGTAACTTAAGCCAGGCACGTTGGTTATCCGTTCTACCATTAGAACATAAAACGGTGCCAGATTTATTAAAAGCAATAGATCGAAACACAGCTCGCAATATTAAAAAATCTCGCGAAATGGGTGTGCAAATACGTGATTTTACACGTGATGAGTTGGATGATTTCCATTCACTCTATCAAATGGCAGAAGAAAAACATGGCTTCTCAACATTTTCAAAAGCAGATATCGGTCGCTTCCTAGATACGTATGCTTCTACAAGTATGATGAAGTTAGCATATCTTGATCTAGACCAGCATTTGGCTGGTTTACAAGCAGAACTTGAACAAGCCGAACAGCAACGCATCCAATTTCAAAAGGATATGGATGAGACACCTAACTCTAAAAAGCGCCGTGTGCGTCTTGAAAATCAAGAAACTATTTGTAAGAGTATTAAAAAACGTCAAGCAATCGCAGAAGCTCTCCAAGATAAACATGGCAATATTCTTCACCTTGCTGCATCTATTTTTGTAGAGAATGCACATGAACTTGTCTATATGTATAGTGGCTCGAATCCAGAATTCAATCGTTACATGGGGAGTTATTCACTACAATGGGAAATGATTCAATATGCAAAACAACAAGGGTTATCACGCTATAACTTTTATGGTGTAACAGGTGATTTCACAGAAGACTCTGCAGATTATGGTGTACTCAACTTCAAAAAAGGGTTCGGTGGCTATATTGAAGAGTTAGTGGGCGACTTTATCAAACCGGTTCATCCGTTGCTTTATCGCTTATATAAATTAAGATCACGCTAA
- a CDS encoding cation diffusion facilitator family transporter, with product MARHQYFHHVEHRKQQSHSKSTLWLSLIITLIFTIVEFVGGLVSNSLALLSDSFHMLSDVAALGLSMVAIYFASRPPTSRYTFGSLRLEILAAFLNGLALVLISLWIFYEAIERMIHPKPIDSQLMLGVALIGLLVNIILTYILVRSLKAENNINIQSALWHFIGDLLNSVGVIVAVVLIHFTGIQLIDPILSIIIALVILRGGYKIMRNTWQILMEAVPEGLDIDDIMNTMTSVEGVLDVHEFHLWSITTEHHSLSAHVVLESSNSVDAYETINALEQLLKEKYQLAHTTLQVEHLDINHLDGQYFDHVRTNQ from the coding sequence ATGGCAAGACATCAATATTTTCATCATGTCGAGCATCGAAAACAGCAATCACATTCTAAGTCAACATTATGGCTTTCTCTGATCATTACGCTCATATTTACGATCGTTGAATTCGTCGGTGGACTTGTTTCTAATTCACTTGCTTTACTATCCGATTCATTTCACATGTTAAGTGATGTCGCAGCATTGGGCTTATCCATGGTAGCCATTTATTTTGCGAGTCGTCCACCAACATCTCGCTATACATTCGGATCTTTACGTTTGGAAATACTTGCCGCTTTTCTGAATGGGTTAGCCTTAGTACTCATTTCATTATGGATATTTTACGAAGCCATTGAAAGAATGATTCACCCAAAACCAATCGATAGCCAGTTAATGTTAGGTGTTGCGCTTATCGGTTTATTGGTTAATATTATTTTGACGTATATTCTTGTACGCTCATTAAAAGCAGAAAATAATATTAATATTCAAAGTGCACTTTGGCATTTTATAGGAGATTTATTGAATTCAGTAGGCGTGATTGTAGCAGTTGTATTGATTCACTTTACAGGTATTCAGTTGATCGACCCAATCTTAAGTATCATTATCGCCCTCGTTATTTTGCGTGGTGGATACAAGATAATGCGCAATACTTGGCAAATCTTGATGGAGGCTGTACCAGAAGGACTAGATATTGATGATATTATGAACACGATGACTTCGGTTGAAGGCGTTTTGGATGTTCATGAATTCCATTTATGGTCTATTACAACCGAACATCATTCATTAAGTGCGCATGTGGTTTTAGAAAGCAGTAACAGTGTCGATGCTTATGAAACGATTAATGCGTTAGAACAGTTGTTGAAAGAGAAATATCAATTAGCCCATACGACGTTGCAAGTAGAGCATCTAGATATTAATCACTTGGATGGACAGTACTTTGATCATGTACGGACGAATCAATAA
- a CDS encoding ABC transporter permease, translating into MNSLANIIHVSLLSIMKNKRRNIFTMIGIIIGIAAVITIMSLGNGFKKTANEEFSNAGASKGAALINYFAKDPNAPNRDPFTDSDIELARQVKGVKDAHVKEDDTFGLSSKASTEKKETDIAVVKKKSVESPDEGKGFTEDDNIMESRVATISSNVADELFKGKAIGKTIYIDGMGFEVVGIQNNGQIQNAVSIPTRTVQHYLPNLKPDAPQLEIQFGEKQNKKKIANQVAEKLNRSGSAAGLGEYQYTDLEEMMKSIGKIFDSITYFVAAVAGISLFIAGIGVMNVMYISVAERTEEIAIRRAFGAKSRHIEFQFLIESVILCLIGGLVGLILGILIASLVDAVTPEYIKSAVSLGSILLAVGVSTLIGVVFGWIPARSASKKELIDIIK; encoded by the coding sequence ATGAATAGTTTAGCAAATATCATTCATGTCTCACTATTGTCTATTATGAAAAATAAGCGCCGTAACATTTTTACCATGATTGGGATTATTATCGGAATTGCTGCGGTAATTACGATCATGTCATTGGGGAATGGTTTCAAGAAGACGGCGAATGAAGAGTTCAGTAATGCAGGTGCTTCTAAAGGAGCCGCATTGATTAATTATTTTGCCAAAGATCCTAATGCACCGAATCGTGACCCCTTTACGGATAGTGATATTGAGTTAGCACGTCAAGTCAAAGGTGTGAAGGATGCACATGTAAAGGAAGATGATACTTTTGGTCTTTCCTCTAAAGCGAGTACTGAGAAAAAGGAAACAGATATCGCTGTCGTAAAGAAAAAATCTGTAGAAAGCCCTGATGAAGGGAAAGGTTTTACAGAAGATGACAATATCATGGAAAGCCGTGTTGCGACCATCTCATCAAATGTTGCCGATGAGTTGTTTAAAGGTAAAGCAATTGGTAAAACTATCTATATCGATGGTATGGGTTTTGAAGTGGTAGGTATTCAAAACAATGGACAAATACAAAATGCAGTAAGTATTCCGACACGAACAGTGCAACACTACTTACCGAATCTTAAACCAGACGCGCCACAGTTAGAAATACAATTTGGTGAAAAGCAAAACAAGAAAAAAATAGCGAATCAAGTGGCTGAAAAACTGAATCGAAGCGGTTCGGCAGCTGGTTTGGGTGAATACCAATATACCGACTTAGAAGAAATGATGAAGAGTATCGGTAAGATCTTTGATTCCATCACATACTTTGTGGCAGCTGTTGCAGGTATCTCACTCTTTATTGCCGGTATTGGTGTCATGAATGTTATGTATATCTCTGTTGCAGAACGTACAGAGGAAATTGCGATTCGACGTGCATTCGGTGCAAAAAGTCGACATATCGAGTTCCAATTCCTCATTGAAAGTGTCATTCTCTGTCTGATCGGTGGATTAGTCGGTCTTATCTTAGGTATTTTGATTGCCTCATTAGTCGATGCTGTGACGCCAGAGTACATTAAGAGTGCGGTAAGTCTTGGTTCTATCTTATTAGCAGTGGGTGTTTCAACATTGATTGGTGTTGTTTTCGGTTGGATTCCAGCACGATCAGCATCTAAAAAAGAACTAATAGACATTATTAAATAA
- a CDS encoding ABC transporter ATP-binding protein, translated as MIELVDVNRHFKNGNETNHILKDINLRIEAGEFVAIMGPSGSGKSTLINILGFIDRGYEGDYLFGGSNYKEKSDNALAEIRNETVGFVFQNFKLIQNNTILENVSIPLLYAGLGARQRKQRVIDVLHQVGLYDKENLVPNKLSGGQQQRVAIARAIINQPKFIIADEPTGALDSKTSQDIMDLFLQLNKERGTTMIVVTHDPRVAEQADRVIHILDGRIQREEVNHHE; from the coding sequence ATGATAGAATTGGTAGATGTTAACCGTCATTTTAAAAACGGTAACGAAACAAATCACATTTTGAAAGATATCAACTTACGTATAGAGGCAGGAGAGTTTGTGGCAATTATGGGGCCTTCTGGATCTGGGAAGAGTACCTTGATCAATATCCTTGGCTTTATCGATCGAGGATATGAGGGTGATTATTTATTTGGTGGATCGAATTATAAGGAGAAGTCAGATAACGCATTGGCTGAGATTCGAAATGAAACAGTCGGGTTCGTCTTTCAAAACTTCAAATTGATTCAAAACAACACCATTTTAGAGAATGTCAGTATTCCATTGTTATACGCGGGTTTAGGTGCCCGTCAAAGAAAACAACGTGTCATTGATGTACTACATCAGGTCGGATTATATGATAAGGAAAATCTCGTACCCAACAAGCTCTCTGGTGGCCAACAGCAACGTGTAGCGATCGCCCGTGCAATTATCAACCAACCAAAATTCATTATAGCCGATGAACCTACGGGTGCATTGGACTCTAAAACATCTCAAGATATTATGGATTTATTCTTACAGTTGAATAAGGAACGTGGAACAACAATGATTGTGGTGACACATGACCCAAGGGTGGCAGAACAAGCAGACCGTGTGATTCACATTCTAGATGGTCGTATTCAACGAGAAGAGGTGAATCACCATGAATAG
- a CDS encoding efflux RND transporter periplasmic adaptor subunit, with product MKKRTLIILAVAGFVLLLGVALAVKAFGGDKTEKDGYDTYQVKEDNPIRVTGKVSPHTIKTYQNNSQLGDFVSVQVEDGQKVQQGTPLINYAIDGAQRQSLVDQVNQAESKGDQNAIDKAWRQLNRYDGQVNNSIYATFPGTVSLKNTENVGDGEPILQLIAENPEIKTTVSEYDLDKIKVGDKVNVEVNSTGKKGTGKIVKISELPTSYQQQEGGAGQASGASAQPAGEEGEEGGTSLTTNNPVQNSPSGGSANETSKYEVIVGDLDFKVRNGYSVEAKIPQETLKLPKSVLTKDDHVYVVDKQGKARKVKVEYDEENDTLIVKKGVKKGDKLIKNPDNKVKDGKKVEVSE from the coding sequence TTGAAGAAACGTACGTTAATCATTTTGGCAGTCGCCGGTTTTGTCTTACTGTTAGGCGTTGCTTTGGCAGTCAAGGCATTTGGTGGTGACAAGACAGAGAAAGACGGTTACGATACATATCAAGTGAAGGAGGACAATCCTATTCGTGTAACGGGTAAGGTTTCGCCTCATACCATTAAAACATATCAAAATAATAGTCAGTTAGGTGATTTTGTGAGTGTACAAGTAGAAGATGGCCAAAAGGTTCAACAAGGTACGCCATTAATCAATTATGCGATTGATGGGGCACAACGCCAATCACTCGTCGACCAAGTGAATCAAGCAGAATCCAAAGGGGATCAAAATGCGATTGATAAGGCATGGCGTCAGTTAAATCGTTATGATGGCCAAGTGAATAATAGTATTTATGCGACATTCCCTGGTACGGTATCACTAAAAAATACAGAAAACGTTGGGGATGGAGAACCGATTTTACAATTGATTGCAGAGAATCCTGAAATTAAAACAACTGTTTCAGAATATGACTTAGATAAAATTAAAGTAGGCGATAAAGTCAATGTTGAAGTGAACAGTACAGGTAAAAAAGGAACGGGTAAAATTGTTAAAATCAGTGAACTCCCAACAAGCTACCAACAACAAGAGGGTGGCGCTGGACAAGCAAGTGGTGCAAGTGCGCAACCCGCTGGTGAAGAAGGCGAAGAAGGTGGTACGTCACTCACAACAAATAATCCAGTTCAAAATAGTCCATCTGGTGGTAGTGCAAATGAAACTTCTAAATACGAAGTGATCGTTGGTGACCTAGACTTTAAAGTACGCAATGGTTACTCAGTCGAAGCGAAAATTCCACAAGAAACATTGAAATTACCAAAATCAGTTTTAACAAAAGATGACCACGTGTATGTTGTAGACAAACAAGGTAAAGCACGCAAAGTGAAAGTAGAATATGATGAAGAAAATGACACACTGATTGTGAAAAAAGGTGTGAAGAAAGGTGACAAGCTCATTAAAAATCCTGATAACAAAGTGAAAGATGGCAAAAAAGTTGAGGTGTCGGAATGA
- a CDS encoding YIP1 family protein, translating into MDYSKPLHIESFTKERFEPKVGLKLVIFLIVIALSTVVSAFAVDFSALISEQGSVQGADAEQMAAFSKYGALIGSVIGALFALGFMFLVLFIIDKIFKSETRPKSIFASVLLRAIVIQLIQLVAATIQWIVGLDLMQYSITSLNVFDPGNQALGAISLKTLVSAWLLGVVLHSTMHINKRWSWIITIIYLVLFMGLPLIFALV; encoded by the coding sequence ATGGATTATTCAAAACCACTACATATTGAAAGTTTTACGAAAGAGCGTTTTGAACCTAAAGTAGGGCTCAAGTTAGTCATATTCCTTATTGTTATTGCGTTGAGTACAGTTGTTTCTGCATTTGCAGTTGACTTCAGCGCACTCATTTCAGAACAAGGTAGCGTTCAAGGTGCTGATGCTGAACAAATGGCAGCCTTTTCAAAATATGGTGCCTTGATAGGTAGCGTTATCGGCGCATTGTTTGCACTTGGCTTTATGTTCCTCGTTCTATTCATCATTGATAAAATTTTCAAATCTGAAACACGACCAAAAAGTATCTTTGCATCTGTGCTCTTACGTGCGATCGTTATTCAACTGATCCAACTTGTCGCAGCAACGATTCAATGGATTGTCGGGTTAGATCTTATGCAATATTCAATCACATCATTGAATGTGTTCGACCCTGGTAATCAAGCTTTAGGTGCCATCAGCCTAAAAACACTCGTATCTGCATGGTTACTTGGTGTGGTCTTACATTCAACGATGCATATTAACAAACGTTGGTCTTGGATTATTACAATCATTTACCTTGTATTATTCATGGGACTACCCCTTATTTTCGCGCTCGTTTAA
- a CDS encoding DUF1648 domain-containing protein translates to MKKVNLCIPILWLVAVIYLTVVYGNIPNQVGTHYGYQGMPDRYGAKSFLWSLPLIFMLVWVLITTLLHYLPRLERNMKGKNESQTTSHATEVLTTLIIVEVGAWIIFVTNVYYLSQGKSYLPPYLLTGMLSILLIYFIWLFVKRLMRARN, encoded by the coding sequence ATGAAAAAAGTTAACTTATGTATACCAATTTTATGGTTAGTAGCTGTGATTTATTTAACAGTTGTCTACGGGAATATCCCAAATCAAGTGGGAACACATTATGGTTATCAAGGGATGCCTGACCGATACGGTGCAAAGTCATTTTTATGGAGTTTGCCACTGATTTTCATGTTAGTTTGGGTGCTTATTACAACGCTACTTCATTACTTACCACGTCTTGAACGTAACATGAAAGGAAAGAATGAATCACAAACAACTTCCCACGCGACAGAGGTGCTCACTACGTTAATCATTGTTGAAGTGGGTGCTTGGATTATCTTTGTGACAAACGTCTATTATTTATCACAAGGTAAGAGCTATTTGCCACCATATCTATTAACGGGTATGCTCAGTATATTATTAATCTATTTTATCTGGCTATTCGTGAAGCGTCTTATGCGTGCACGAAATTAA
- a CDS encoding fructosamine kinase family protein, with the protein MEQQWYEALPLENMTTITPVSGGDVNQAYRVETVKETYFLLVQAQQSADFYAAEIAGLKAFEQAGITAPRVIANGCIDGDAYLLLSYLEEGITGSQKVLGRCVAQLHQVMSPNGQFGFEQPYRGSAISFDNHWQTSWHDLFLHQRIQPLIQRVEAEALWSTRDASNFEQVYDIMSQTLKAHKSEPSLLHGDLWAGNYMFLTDGTPALFDPSPLYGDREFDLGATKVFGGFDRDFYTAYDKTYPLQEGAAFRIRFYELYLLLVHLVKFGTVYLPAVREKMEGIINEKS; encoded by the coding sequence ATGGAACAGCAATGGTATGAAGCATTACCACTTGAAAATATGACAACCATCACACCAGTGAGCGGTGGGGATGTGAATCAAGCTTATCGTGTTGAAACAGTGAAAGAAACGTATTTTTTGCTTGTACAAGCACAGCAATCAGCTGACTTTTATGCGGCAGAAATAGCGGGCTTGAAAGCATTTGAACAAGCAGGAATTACAGCACCTAGAGTTATCGCAAATGGCTGTATTGATGGAGATGCATACTTATTACTAAGTTATTTAGAAGAAGGTATCACAGGAAGTCAAAAGGTATTAGGAAGATGTGTTGCACAACTTCACCAGGTCATGAGTCCCAATGGTCAGTTTGGCTTTGAACAGCCTTATCGAGGCAGTGCGATAAGTTTTGACAATCATTGGCAAACATCATGGCATGACTTGTTTCTCCATCAACGCATACAACCGTTAATACAACGTGTGGAAGCAGAAGCGTTGTGGTCTACAAGAGATGCATCAAACTTTGAACAAGTGTACGACATCATGAGTCAAACGTTGAAGGCGCACAAGAGCGAGCCATCGCTGTTACATGGTGACCTTTGGGCAGGGAATTATATGTTTTTGACAGATGGCACACCTGCACTTTTTGATCCCTCTCCGTTATATGGAGATCGTGAGTTTGACTTAGGTGCCACTAAAGTGTTTGGTGGCTTTGATCGAGATTTTTATACGGCTTATGATAAAACTTACCCTCTCCAAGAAGGGGCCGCATTTCGGATCCGATTTTATGAATTGTATCTATTACTCGTTCATCTTGTGAAATTTGGAACGGTGTATCTACCTGCAGTAAGAGAAAAAATGGAGGGGATTATCAATGAAAAAAGTTAA